One Sphingomonas endolithica DNA segment encodes these proteins:
- a CDS encoding DsbA family protein — protein sequence MKLRIACAILPLIALVACGDGTATNNGTAAAPVAAAPAPAGQDWTQTVSQTEEGGFVMGNPAAALKLVEYGSRLCPTCGAFANTGMKPLIDTYVKSGKVSYEFREYLVHGAPDFAPALLGRCAGTAVFFPLLEQMFAAQPQILTKMEDAGQFQQSMAGKSPAIVSVAWAEKLGYIDFVKQRGIPEAKARACLSDQKQIEALVKYMDAGSQMGVSGTPTFFLNGKVLQGAVSWPQVEQALKGGGA from the coding sequence ATGAAGCTTCGTATTGCCTGCGCCATCCTGCCGCTGATCGCGCTCGTCGCCTGTGGCGATGGCACCGCCACCAACAACGGCACCGCCGCCGCGCCGGTCGCCGCCGCCCCTGCGCCTGCCGGTCAGGACTGGACCCAGACGGTGTCGCAGACGGAGGAAGGCGGCTTCGTGATGGGCAATCCCGCCGCCGCGCTCAAGCTCGTCGAATATGGCTCGCGCCTGTGCCCGACCTGCGGCGCGTTCGCCAATACCGGCATGAAGCCGCTGATCGACACCTATGTGAAGAGCGGCAAGGTATCGTACGAGTTCCGCGAATATCTGGTCCACGGCGCGCCCGATTTCGCGCCGGCGCTGCTCGGCCGCTGCGCCGGCACCGCGGTGTTCTTCCCGTTGCTTGAACAGATGTTCGCCGCCCAGCCCCAGATCCTGACGAAGATGGAGGATGCCGGCCAGTTCCAGCAATCCATGGCGGGCAAATCGCCGGCCATCGTCTCCGTCGCCTGGGCCGAGAAGCTCGGCTATATCGATTTCGTCAAGCAGCGCGGTATTCCCGAGGCCAAGGCACGCGCCTGCCTGTCCGACCAGAAGCAGATCGAGGCTCTGGTCAAATATATGGACGCCGGCTCGCAGATGGGCGTCAGCGGCACGCCGACCTTCTTCCTCAACGGCAAGGTCCTGCAGGGCGCGGTCAGCTGGCCGCAGGTCGAACAGGCGCTGAAGGGCGGCGGGGCGTAA
- a CDS encoding DsbA family protein, with protein sequence MIRQLLACLILPLLIGAAPAPRDWTRTVNRTAAGAYVIGNPAAKVKLVEYLSYTCSHCAHYSAASAATLKGKFIRSGSTRVELRHATRDKVDLAATAIARCGGPAAFPAISEQLFATQEDWYPRGLRFEQVNGQRMTIYSNNARLRAIAEGSGLSDIAHARGIGDAALKACFDDDAALLQLAVMSDASWKAISAAAAPAPGGTPSFVVNNKPYAGLDWAGLEKILRAAGAK encoded by the coding sequence ATGATCCGCCAGTTGCTCGCCTGCCTGATCCTGCCGCTGCTGATCGGCGCCGCGCCTGCGCCCCGCGATTGGACCAGGACGGTCAACCGCACGGCGGCGGGCGCCTATGTCATCGGCAACCCGGCGGCCAAGGTGAAGCTGGTCGAATATCTGAGCTACACGTGCAGCCATTGCGCGCATTATTCCGCCGCCTCCGCCGCCACGCTCAAGGGCAAGTTCATCCGCTCGGGCTCGACCCGCGTCGAACTGCGCCACGCCACGCGCGACAAGGTCGATCTCGCCGCCACCGCCATCGCGCGCTGCGGCGGCCCCGCCGCCTTTCCCGCGATCAGCGAGCAATTGTTCGCCACGCAGGAGGATTGGTATCCGCGCGGCCTGCGCTTCGAACAGGTCAATGGCCAGCGCATGACGATCTATTCGAACAATGCCCGGTTGCGGGCGATTGCCGAAGGATCGGGCCTCAGCGACATCGCCCATGCCCGCGGCATCGGCGATGCGGCGCTCAAGGCCTGTTTCGACGATGATGCCGCATTGCTGCAGCTGGCGGTGATGAGCGACGCATCCTGGAAGGCGATCAGCGCCGCGGCCGCACCGGCACCCGGCGGAACGCCGAGCTTCGTCGTCAACAACAAGCCCTATGCCGGCCTCGACTGGGCCGGTCTCGAAAAGATCCTGCGTGCCGCCGGCGCCAAATAA
- a CDS encoding DUF721 domain-containing protein, with amino-acid sequence MGTAMSKRAVPPPQPEHVRGGRARSVAELLPDAGRAAFRRFGFVQSAVVTRWGEIVGERYAGVSAPESIRFPQGKRAEGTLNLVVRGAHGTMMQHIAPEIIDRVNRFFGYAAIARVQMRQGDVPAPRPRAAPPSLKPVPVDLGASLRTIADPELKAVLEALAAGVAASRGTPVIVSPPAIGTDE; translated from the coding sequence ATGGGTACCGCGATGAGCAAGCGCGCCGTTCCTCCCCCCCAGCCCGAGCATGTGCGCGGCGGCCGTGCGCGCAGCGTGGCCGAGCTGCTGCCCGATGCCGGCCGCGCGGCGTTCCGGCGATTCGGCTTCGTGCAGAGCGCGGTCGTCACGCGCTGGGGCGAGATCGTGGGCGAGCGCTATGCGGGTGTCTCGGCGCCCGAATCGATCCGCTTCCCGCAAGGCAAGCGCGCAGAGGGCACGCTGAACCTGGTGGTGCGCGGCGCGCACGGCACGATGATGCAGCATATCGCGCCCGAGATCATCGACCGCGTCAATCGCTTCTTCGGTTATGCGGCAATCGCGCGCGTACAGATGCGGCAAGGCGATGTGCCGGCCCCGCGCCCGCGCGCCGCGCCGCCGTCGCTCAAACCCGTGCCTGTCGATCTCGGCGCCAGCCTGCGCACGATCGCCGATCCCGAACTCAAGGCCGTGCTGGAAGCGCTGGCCGCTGGCGTCGCCGCCTCGCGCGGCACGCCCGTAATTGTAAGCCCCCCCGCCATCGGAACCGACGAATGA
- a CDS encoding A/G-specific adenine glycosylase translates to MLAWYDAHARILPWRAPPGEAAPDPYRVWLSEIMLQQTTVATVRPKFEMFTARWPDFAALAAADEAEVMTAWAGLGYYARARNLIACAKVVTASHGGRFPDTEAELRALPGIGDYTAAAIASIAFGERAVVVDANVERVVARLFAIDRPLPAARPAIRAAADPIVPDVRSGDFAQAMMDLGSGICTPRAPKCLACPLNRDCDGFASGAPEAYPVKAAKPAKPQRYGTIFWAERGGQVMLVRRPPQGLLGGMRALPTGPWTDVAPGLADPPMEADWRLLEGTASHVFTHFRLELALAVGAVDRHSNAGEWWPIADLESAGLPTVFAKAGAAIRGLGSGE, encoded by the coding sequence TTGTTGGCCTGGTACGATGCGCACGCCCGCATCCTGCCGTGGCGCGCGCCACCGGGCGAGGCGGCGCCGGACCCGTACCGGGTATGGCTGTCCGAGATCATGCTGCAGCAGACCACGGTCGCCACGGTGCGCCCGAAGTTCGAGATGTTCACCGCCCGCTGGCCCGACTTCGCCGCGCTGGCCGCGGCGGACGAGGCCGAGGTGATGACCGCCTGGGCAGGGCTCGGCTATTATGCGCGGGCGCGCAATCTGATCGCCTGCGCCAAGGTGGTCACGGCCAGCCATGGCGGCCGCTTTCCCGACACCGAAGCCGAGCTGCGCGCGTTGCCCGGCATTGGCGACTATACCGCCGCTGCGATCGCCAGCATCGCGTTCGGCGAGCGCGCGGTGGTGGTGGATGCGAACGTCGAGCGCGTCGTGGCGCGGCTGTTCGCGATCGACCGGCCGCTGCCGGCGGCACGGCCGGCGATCCGCGCCGCCGCCGACCCGATCGTGCCGGACGTGCGCTCCGGAGATTTTGCGCAGGCGATGATGGATCTGGGCTCCGGCATCTGCACGCCGCGCGCGCCCAAATGCCTGGCCTGCCCGCTCAACCGCGATTGCGACGGCTTCGCCAGCGGCGCACCCGAAGCCTATCCGGTGAAAGCAGCCAAGCCCGCCAAGCCGCAACGCTACGGCACGATCTTCTGGGCCGAGCGCGGGGGTCAGGTGATGCTCGTCCGCCGCCCGCCGCAGGGGCTGCTCGGTGGGATGCGCGCGCTGCCGACGGGTCCGTGGACGGACGTTGCGCCAGGGTTGGCCGACCCGCCGATGGAGGCCGACTGGCGCTTGCTGGAGGGCACGGCCTCCCACGTTTTTACGCACTTCCGGCTCGAACTGGCGCTTGCCGTGGGCGCGGTAGACAGGCATTCGAACGCCGGCGAATGGTGGCCGATCGCCGATCTCGAATCGGCGGGGCTGCCGACCGTTTTCGCCAAGGCCGGGGCCGCCATTCGGGGGCTGGGATCAGGAGAGTGA
- a CDS encoding serine hydrolase domain-containing protein, protein MKSFKLLVSGGALAMVIAGAGLAQQAAPRSQAMPRPAPQAGLKPQRDPITAVPSLLPRTQAVLDGYVRDNKMPGIVGAFGVADMPTIFLSAGKIADDAGAARAGPDSLWRVYSMTKPITGMAAMMLVEDGKIKLDDPVSKFIPAFKNMTVVDGPDSLKSHPAARPITIRMLLTHSSGLGYNIITKGALLGEYNRLGINPAQVNNQFEAEARKVRPATLEAFANAVASVPLVYEPGTKWSYSIGLDVMGRVIEVASGMSFDGFVQARIFNPLGMKSSYWTVPQSEIPRFATNYAFTKASMAQINPAFDTSKMDAKARMPLDAAATSVWLKPPSFPYGGAGLVMSARDYDTFLHMLQNYGELNGRRVMKEETAKLAMSNLLPAGVTFSGTVASTGGNTAGPKMGFGAGGSVYLEDFPGGAGKGTYGWGGAAGTVAFVDPGRRARGTIMVNYFPGETYPLRAEVLPALLADLSLHRQ, encoded by the coding sequence ATGAAGTCCTTCAAGCTGTTGGTATCGGGCGGAGCACTGGCCATGGTGATCGCGGGCGCCGGCCTTGCGCAGCAGGCCGCGCCGCGCAGCCAGGCGATGCCCCGTCCCGCGCCGCAAGCCGGGCTCAAGCCGCAGCGCGATCCGATCACCGCCGTGCCGTCGTTGCTGCCCAGGACGCAGGCAGTGCTCGACGGCTATGTGCGCGACAACAAGATGCCCGGCATCGTCGGCGCCTTCGGCGTGGCCGACATGCCGACGATCTTCCTCTCGGCCGGCAAGATCGCCGACGATGCCGGCGCGGCCAGAGCAGGACCGGACAGCCTGTGGCGCGTCTATTCGATGACCAAGCCGATCACCGGCATGGCGGCGATGATGCTGGTCGAGGATGGCAAGATCAAACTCGACGATCCGGTGAGCAAGTTCATCCCGGCGTTCAAGAACATGACGGTGGTCGATGGCCCCGACAGCCTGAAGAGCCACCCGGCGGCGCGGCCGATCACGATCCGCATGCTGCTGACGCACAGTTCGGGCCTCGGCTACAACATCATCACCAAGGGCGCGCTGCTGGGCGAATATAACCGGCTCGGTATCAACCCGGCGCAGGTCAACAACCAATTCGAGGCCGAAGCACGCAAAGTGCGCCCGGCCACGCTGGAGGCGTTCGCCAACGCCGTCGCCAGCGTGCCTTTGGTCTACGAACCCGGCACCAAATGGAGCTATTCGATCGGGCTCGACGTGATGGGCCGCGTGATCGAGGTGGCATCGGGCATGAGCTTCGACGGCTTCGTGCAAGCCCGCATCTTCAACCCGCTCGGCATGAAATCGAGCTATTGGACGGTGCCGCAGAGCGAGATCCCGCGCTTCGCCACCAACTATGCCTTCACCAAGGCGAGCATGGCGCAGATCAACCCGGCGTTCGACACGTCGAAGATGGACGCCAAGGCGCGCATGCCGCTCGATGCGGCGGCGACCTCGGTCTGGCTCAAGCCGCCGAGCTTTCCTTATGGCGGCGCGGGCCTCGTCATGTCGGCGCGCGATTACGACACCTTCCTGCACATGCTGCAGAATTACGGCGAGTTGAACGGCCGCCGCGTGATGAAGGAAGAAACCGCCAAGCTTGCCATGTCGAACCTGCTGCCGGCGGGCGTGACCTTCTCCGGCACGGTAGCCAGCACCGGCGGCAACACGGCGGGGCCGAAGATGGGGTTTGGCGCGGGTGGCTCGGTGTACCTCGAGGATTTCCCGGGTGGCGCGGGCAAGGGCACGTACGGCTGGGGCGGGGCCGCGGGCACGGTCGCCTTCGTCGATCCCGGCCGCCGCGCGCGCGGCACGATCATGGTCAATTACTTCCCCGGCGAAACCTATCCGCTGCGCGCGGAGGTGTTGCCGGCCCTGCTTGCCGATCTGTCGCTGCACCGTCAGTGA
- the nudC gene encoding NAD(+) diphosphatase: MIGFTGNTLDRADTLRHDAAAFAAAASDWRARLLKLDGLMPDVSDEGRLAWTSLADLPDDAVPILLGLDEGRPHFTAFLPGFQPSSAPAMRSPALMAMLASLAPGEAAIYAAARSLIDWHARHGFCANCGTPTDVFRAGWGRKCPNCAAEHFPRVDPVVIMIAEHDGRALLGRGKNWPAGRYSALAGFLEPGESIEEAVAREIHEEAGVRVAQVRYIASQPWPFPSSLMMACVAVAEDDAITLDTNELEDAMWVPREMVRAVLAGEEGPFLAPPPYAIAYTLLTEWAKG, from the coding sequence GTGATCGGCTTCACCGGCAACACGCTCGACCGCGCCGATACCCTGCGTCACGACGCCGCGGCCTTTGCCGCCGCGGCGAGCGACTGGCGGGCGCGGCTGCTCAAGCTTGACGGGTTGATGCCGGACGTATCGGACGAAGGACGGCTGGCCTGGACTTCGCTTGCCGACCTGCCCGACGATGCCGTGCCGATCCTGCTCGGGCTGGATGAGGGGCGGCCGCATTTCACCGCCTTCTTGCCGGGTTTCCAGCCGAGCAGCGCACCGGCGATGCGCAGCCCGGCGCTGATGGCGATGCTCGCCAGCCTCGCCCCGGGCGAGGCGGCGATCTATGCCGCCGCGCGCAGCCTGATCGACTGGCATGCGCGGCATGGTTTCTGCGCCAATTGCGGCACGCCGACCGACGTCTTCCGCGCCGGCTGGGGCCGCAAATGCCCCAATTGCGCCGCCGAGCATTTCCCGCGCGTCGACCCGGTGGTGATCATGATCGCCGAACATGACGGCCGTGCGCTGCTCGGCCGCGGCAAGAACTGGCCCGCGGGGCGATACTCGGCCTTGGCCGGTTTCCTGGAGCCCGGCGAGTCGATCGAAGAAGCGGTGGCGCGCGAGATCCACGAGGAGGCCGGCGTGCGCGTGGCGCAGGTGCGCTACATCGCCAGCCAGCCCTGGCCGTTCCCGTCCTCGCTGATGATGGCCTGCGTGGCGGTGGCAGAGGACGATGCGATCACGCTCGACACCAACGAACTGGAAGATGCGATGTGGGTGCCGCGCGAGATGGTCCGCGCGGTGCTGGCGGGGGAAGAGGGACCGTTTCTCGCGCCGCCGCCTTACGCGATCGCGTACACGCTGCTGACGGAGTGGGCGAAGGGGTAG
- a CDS encoding MerR family transcriptional regulator has product MTEQEDMTGINEAARMLDITPRTLRFYEDKGLITPCRVGAIRVYTKRQIARMQLILRGKRLGFSLRDIEEFLDLYDADPQHVEQMRALAERCRERIELLESQRTAIAETLAELETIERQALARVPARRRREPRPQEAAGLHANGRH; this is encoded by the coding sequence ATGACCGAGCAAGAGGATATGACCGGTATCAACGAGGCGGCGCGGATGCTGGACATCACGCCGCGCACCTTGCGCTTCTACGAGGATAAGGGGCTGATCACGCCCTGCCGCGTCGGCGCGATCCGCGTCTACACCAAGCGGCAGATCGCGCGCATGCAATTAATCCTGCGCGGCAAGCGGCTGGGCTTTTCACTGCGCGACATCGAGGAGTTCCTCGACCTCTACGACGCCGATCCGCAGCATGTGGAGCAGATGCGCGCGCTTGCCGAACGCTGCCGCGAGCGGATCGAGCTGCTCGAGAGCCAACGCACGGCGATCGCCGAGACGCTGGCGGAGCTGGAAACGATCGAACGCCAGGCACTCGCGCGGGTGCCGGCACGGCGGCGACGGGAGCCGCGCCCGCAAGAGGCCGCGGGGCTGCACGCCAACGGCAGGCACTAG